In Paramisgurnus dabryanus chromosome 7, PD_genome_1.1, whole genome shotgun sequence, the following are encoded in one genomic region:
- the sumo1 gene encoding small ubiquitin-related modifier 1 — protein sequence MSDTETKPSGEGGDKKDGEYIKLKVIGQDNSEIHFKVKMTTHLKKLKESYSQRQGVHMDSLRFLFEGQRIADNQTPKELGMEDEDVIEVYQEQTGGCWND from the exons ATGTCAGACACG GAGACCAAGCCCTCAGGTGAAGGAGGTGACAAGAAGGATGGAGAATATATTAAGCTCAAAGTCATCGGTCAG gaCAACAgtgaaattcactttaaagtgAAGATGACGACACATTTAAAGAAGCTGAAGGAATCCTACAGTCAGAGACAG GGAGTACACATGGACTCTTTAAGGTTTCTCTTCGAGGGACAGAGAATTGCAGACAACCAGACCCCCAAAGAG CTGGGAATGGAAGATGAGGATGTGATCGAGGTGTATCAGGAACAGACTGGAGGCTGTTGGAATGATTAG